DNA sequence from the Pseudoxanthomonas indica genome:
GCCGGTGGGGCCGCTGCTGTGCACCGACTGGGCCTGGTGTTCGGTATCCAGCCGCTTGAGGCTGGCGCGGCGCAGGCAGGCTTCCAGCTGCGCGTGGCGGATGGGCGTGTCCAGCGGCCAGACGCCGGCTTCGTGCAGGCCATGGGCCTGGGCGAAGGCGCCCGGCTCGCCGTCCAGCAGCAGCACCGGCGGCGGCAGCGAAGCGCTGGCCAGCCAGTTGAAGAAGGCGCTGGTGGTCGAACCGCTTTCCACCTTGCCCACGATCACCGCCATGAAGTCGTGCGGGCGATGGCGACCGATGTCGATGTCGGACGCTTCGGCGGCCCAGCGCGGGGTGAGGTCCATGAACTCGAGCAGATCCGTCACCCGCACGGCGCGGGCGTTGTCGGCATCGAGAACGAGGATTCGTGATTCAGACATGGCGGTTGTCTCGGAACTTTTCCAGGATGGGCAAGACTTCCTGGATGTAGGAAAGCTTGCTGACGAATTCATCGGCGCCGGCGCGATTGGCGTGTTCGCGGTGTTCGGCATCATCGAAGTGGCTGGCGATGACGATGAAGGGGGGCTGGTCTTGCGTCTTGATCAGGCGGGTGGCTTGCAGGCCGCCCATTTCGGGCATCGCCAGGTCCATCAGGATCACGTCAGGACGCAGCGATTCGGAACGTTCGATGGCTTCCAGGCCGTTGTTGGCGCGGCCGACGATGTC
Encoded proteins:
- a CDS encoding response regulator, which produces MSKITVLLVDDHEGFINAAIRHLRKLDWLDIVGRANNGLEAIERSESLRPDVILMDLAMPEMGGLQATRLIKTQDQPPFIVIASHFDDAEHREHANRAGADEFVSKLSYIQEVLPILEKFRDNRHV